In Ahaetulla prasina isolate Xishuangbanna chromosome 6, ASM2864084v1, whole genome shotgun sequence, a single window of DNA contains:
- the ZNF639 gene encoding zinc finger protein 639 — translation MNEHPKKRKRKTLHPSRYSDSSGIPKYIDNSGIFSDHCYSVCSMKQLDTKVPDNRGRFHNTTPSIDTDEDGSQVYAGTSQWSGIQSNVPGTHLMDPKRKDKNNSNGVFKDSCESPVFSDSLTEEEKPLDIQTVEISTTEVQAVEVHDIETQTVSPEKLEAEEAEEIPVGSCKRLDKYPPPSNAAIPPKWPLLRANSSGLYKCDRCTFNSKYFSDLKQHVVLKHKTCPEGHICRMCKETFSSKKVLIEHLKAHEDDPYVCKYCDYKTVMIENLSQHIADTHFSDHLYWCEQCDVQFSSSSELYLHFQEHSCDELYLCQFCEHETSDPEDLHSHVVNEHAGRLIELSDSFNNRQPQAHCSMVSKISFDKYRNFFVCQVCGFRSRLHTNVNRHLAIEHTKIFPHVCDDCGKGFSGMLEYCKHLNSHLMEGIYLCQYCEYSTGQIGDLRSHLDFRHSAELPHKCKDCLMRFGTQKELFCHLHEHVTA, via the exons ATGAATGAGCatccaaagaaaaggaaaaggaagactcTGCATCCTTCACGCTACTCAG aTTCTTCAGGAATTCCAAAATACATAGATAACAGTGGCATATTTTCTGATCATTGTTACAGTGTCTGTTCCATGAAACAGCTAGACACAAAAGTTCCTGATAACCGAG gTCGATTTCATAACACGACGCCTAGTATAGATACTGATGAGGATGGCAGCCAGGTGTATGCTGGGACATCTCAATGGAGTGGGATCCAATCTAATGTTCCGGGGACACATTTGATGGACCCTAAGAGAAAAG ATAAAAACAACAGTAATGGAGTTTTTAAAGATTCGTGCGAGTCCCCCGTTTTCAGTGACAGTTTAACGGAAGAGGAGAAACCTTTGGACATTCAAACTGTAGAGATCTCCACTACTGAAGTCCAAGCCGTAGAGGTCCACGACATTGAAACTCAGACCGTTTCCCCTGAGAAGCTGGAAGCAGAAGAGGCAGAGGAAATCCCGGTTGGAAGTTGCAAGAGGCTTGACAAATATCCTCCTCCTTCGAATGCCGCCATTCCGCCCAAATGGCCCCTGCTTCGGGCGAACAGCAGCGGTTTGTACAAGTGTGATCGGTGCACGTTTAACAGCAAATATTTCTCTGACCTGAAGCAGCACGTGGTTCTCAAGCATAAAACCTGCCCTGAGGGCCACATCTGTCGCATGTGCAAGGagaccttctcttccaagaaggtgCTCATTGAACACTTGAAAGCCCATGAGGACGACCCCTACGTTTGCAAATATTGCGACTACAAAACCGTGATGATTGAAAACCTGAGCCAGCATATAGCAGACACGCATTTCAGCGACCATCTTTACTGGTGTGAGCAGTGTGATGTTCAGTTCTCTTCCAGTAGCGAGTTATACCTCCATTTCCAGGAGCACAGCTGTGATGAGCTCTACCTGTGCCAGTTCTGCGAGCACGAGACGAGCGACCCCGAGGACTTGCATAGCCATGTGGTGAACGAGCACGCGGGCCGGCTGATAGAGCTGAGCGACAGCTTTAACAACAGGCAGCCCCAGGCCCATTGCAGCATGGTCAGCAAAATCAGCTTTGACAAGTACAGGAACTTCTTTGTGTGTCAAGTGTGCGGCTTCCGCAGCAGGCTTCACACCAATGTCAATCGCCACCTGGCGATAGAGCACACCAAAATATTCCCTCATGTTTGCGATGATTGTGGGAAAGGCTTCTCAGGCATGTTGGAATATTGCAAACACTTAAACAGTCACCTGATGGAAGGCATTTATTTGTGTCAATATTGCGAATATTCGACCGGACAGATTGGAGACCTCAGAAGTCACTTGGACTTCAGGCATTCGGCTGAACTGCCTCACAAGTGCAAAGATTGTTTGATGAGGTTTGGTACCCAAAAAGAACTTTTCTGTCATCTTCACGAACACGTAACTGCTTGA